Proteins encoded in a region of the Panicum hallii strain FIL2 chromosome 3, PHallii_v3.1, whole genome shotgun sequence genome:
- the LOC112885907 gene encoding E3 ubiquitin-protein ligase SINA-like 3, whose translation MPAGGREPKRKRSAPLNGGGSEVASSGLAMAPSSSVEDADALDCGVCFLPLKPPIFQCEVGHVVCSPCRDKLKATGKCHHVCGVATGSYRLCHAMERLVESIRVPCPHAAHGCTARPAYNDRDGHRPACPHAPWHCPGEACSFLGSTSALLDHISEVHSWPCITNLEADKYGEFAVHLHDGFDFLLADCPTANMKQGATATVQCLLLLTVARQPVGRTISVLCIDPHAAAAASGGDGPAASKQMECRLTYYRPWDLNDNNHHGGHQVWDHHQQSNFRVACTDLSDGMPNPDGCFQFVLTNSVIGAYYKYTGRCV comes from the exons ATGCCGGCCGGAGGACGCGAGCCAAAGCGGAAGCGGTCAGCTCCCCTCAACGGAGGAGGATCGGAGGTCGCTTCATCCGGTTTGGCCATGGCGCCGTCGTCGTCGGTGGAGGACGCCGACGCCCTCGACTGCGGCGTCTGCTTCCTCCCATTGAAGCCCCCCATCTTCCAG TGTGAAGTGGGCCACGTCGTGTGCTCGCCGTGCCGCGACAAGCTCAAGGCCACGGGCAAGTGCCACCATGTGTGTGGCGTCGCCACCGGCAGCTACCGCCTGTGCCATGCCATGGAGCGACTGGTGGAGTCCATCCGCGTCCCatgcccgcacgccgcccatgGCTGCACCGCGAGGCCGGCCTACAATGATCGAGACGGCCACCGCCCGGCGTGCCCGCACGCGCCATGGCACTGCCCTGGTGAGGCATGCAGCTTTCTTGGCTCGACTAGCGCGCTCCTGGACCACATCAGCGAGGTACACAGCTGGCCGTGCATCACCAACCTCGAGGCCGACAAGTACGGCGAATTTGCTGTCCACCTCCATGACGGCTTCGACTTCCTCCTTGCTGATTGCCCCACAGCCAACATGAAGCAAGGCGCCACCGCTACCGTTCAGTGCCTGCTCCTGCTGACTGTGGCGCGGCAACCGGTTGGCCGCACCATCTCTGTGCTCTGCATTGACCctcatgccgccgccgccgccagtggTGGTGATGGACCAGCGGCCTCAAAGCAAATGGAATGCAGGCTTACATATTATCGGCCCTGGGACTTGAACGACAACAATCATCATGGAGGTCATCAGGTATGGGACCATCACCAGCAATCCAACTTCAGAGTAGCATGCACGGACCTCTCCGATGGGATGCCTAACCCCGATGGCTGCTTCCAGTTTGTCCTGACAAACTCAGTTATTGGAGCCTATTATAAGTACACCGGCCGGTGTGTGTAG